One genomic window of Haladaptatus sp. R4 includes the following:
- a CDS encoding TrmB family transcriptional regulator codes for MDDDRLREALEEAELTAYQSDAYVTLLEQGMASAVEVAHQCSVPVSQIYDVLRALEQKGYIETLEQDTLHARPKDPVSILQKLRSRGQMMDEAADAIEDRWRRPSLSSHMVSVVKHEDTVIDRARDLIRDAESFIQLSVTVEQFEALTNALQDARKRDVVVRATVYPDGGSDDWLTAIDLEKTLSELRVCHIPAFLTIVDRTMTCFTPNDWANRPFGVLIDDYILSFIFHWYFQTCLWSLWDTVYVDSDVARVYMTLEEFVRDAVALQADGARITATVHGFWIDRNEDCEITGLVTDILYPTVHRSSTRPSYDELAGFVRVQMANEDGTYSIGSWGAVYEDIEAVRIVLEDIDYTSSWDGIPGR; via the coding sequence ATGGACGATGACAGGCTCCGGGAAGCCCTTGAGGAAGCGGAGTTGACGGCGTATCAGTCGGATGCGTACGTCACGTTACTCGAACAGGGGATGGCATCCGCCGTGGAGGTGGCACATCAGTGCTCGGTCCCGGTATCCCAAATCTACGACGTGTTGCGGGCGCTAGAACAGAAGGGGTACATCGAGACCCTCGAACAGGACACGCTCCACGCTCGCCCGAAAGACCCCGTATCGATCCTCCAGAAACTCCGCTCCCGTGGCCAGATGATGGACGAAGCGGCGGACGCCATCGAGGATCGGTGGCGGCGGCCGTCGCTCAGTTCACACATGGTGAGCGTGGTCAAACACGAGGATACCGTCATCGACCGCGCCCGGGACCTCATCCGTGATGCCGAGAGTTTCATCCAACTCTCGGTGACCGTCGAGCAGTTCGAAGCGCTTACGAACGCGTTGCAGGACGCACGCAAACGCGATGTCGTGGTGCGGGCCACCGTGTATCCCGACGGTGGGTCCGACGACTGGCTCACGGCTATCGACCTCGAAAAAACCCTCTCGGAGCTTCGAGTGTGTCATATTCCGGCCTTCCTGACCATCGTCGATCGCACGATGACGTGTTTCACGCCGAACGACTGGGCGAACCGACCGTTCGGCGTCCTCATCGACGATTACATCCTCTCGTTCATCTTCCACTGGTACTTTCAGACCTGTCTGTGGTCCCTCTGGGACACCGTGTACGTCGATTCGGACGTCGCACGCGTTTACATGACCCTAGAGGAGTTCGTCCGTGACGCCGTCGCCCTCCAAGCCGACGGCGCACGCATTACCGCTACCGTCCACGGGTTCTGGATCGATCGTAACGAGGACTGCGAGATCACCGGCCTCGTCACGGACATATTGTATCCCACCGTACATCGCTCGTCGACGCGTCCGTCGTACGATGAACTGGCGGGATTCGTCCGAGTCCAGATGGCGAACGAGGACGGAACGTACAGCATCGGGAGTTGGGGTGCCGTCTACGAGGATATCGAGGCGGTCCGGATCGTGCTGGAGGACATCGATTACACCTCGTCTTGGGACGGAATTCCCGGACGGTAG
- a CDS encoding ABC transporter substrate-binding protein produces MANQVPQNIQWNISNPSSAAQISHYYLFDAFAKYNYAKSKLVPYGITDWEFGDNTFKLTLRDGLTWANGDDVTADDIVTQLKLGMYTGSGYGDYTKSVEAKDDKTVVMHLENQVNKSIVKFQVLSDNQIRQPKSVFGKYVDKIEKNEKDGTRALQDFAWKEPIASGPFEFKQATTQELVLTRRDDHPDSKNINFKTYAFRYINGNEQAHQSMIANQLDSVYSMFTPPRIVNQLPKNWQQVKTPANWGYGLVPQMDHKHTGDRAVRQAIAYVINRDAVVKNAAPESKQAPKYSIGIPSGDQERILGDSASKFETYGQASSETDKAAKVLKKAGYKKQGGKWHDSDGDVVNLPVQVPSDWTDWVTAAQTIVDQLKSFGFKSSVDSRSYGTLSGQVWANGDFVLASGSWLPGGAQASFPYFSLRYQLLENSGYTYNYPPANQSRGGKHADAKVPSRTGSGKMTINPAKRLQELSQATDEKKINEIILDLAWVTNQDLPILAVAEKQDQSFLSRDHWEVPEDGSDIEQVKWPESWAVRFGKNNYKP; encoded by the coding sequence ATGGCAAATCAAGTGCCACAGAACATCCAGTGGAACATCAGCAACCCGTCGAGCGCCGCACAAATCTCACACTACTACCTCTTCGATGCGTTCGCGAAGTACAATTACGCGAAAAGCAAACTCGTCCCCTACGGCATCACCGATTGGGAGTTCGGTGACAACACGTTCAAACTCACCCTCCGCGACGGCCTCACGTGGGCGAACGGCGACGACGTGACCGCCGACGACATCGTTACCCAACTGAAACTCGGGATGTACACCGGTTCCGGGTACGGGGATTACACGAAATCGGTCGAGGCAAAGGACGACAAGACCGTCGTCATGCACCTCGAAAACCAAGTCAACAAATCCATCGTCAAATTCCAAGTCCTCTCCGACAACCAGATTCGGCAGCCGAAAAGCGTGTTCGGCAAGTACGTGGATAAGATCGAGAAGAACGAGAAGGACGGAACGCGAGCCCTCCAGGACTTCGCGTGGAAAGAACCGATTGCGAGCGGTCCCTTCGAGTTCAAGCAGGCGACGACGCAGGAACTGGTGCTCACACGGCGGGACGACCACCCCGACTCGAAGAACATCAACTTCAAAACCTACGCCTTCCGGTACATCAACGGGAACGAGCAGGCTCACCAGTCGATGATCGCCAACCAACTCGACTCGGTGTACAGCATGTTCACGCCGCCGCGAATCGTCAACCAACTCCCGAAGAACTGGCAACAGGTCAAAACCCCGGCGAACTGGGGCTACGGGTTGGTCCCCCAGATGGACCACAAGCACACCGGAGACCGCGCCGTTCGACAGGCCATCGCGTACGTCATCAACCGCGATGCGGTCGTGAAAAACGCCGCACCGGAATCGAAACAGGCACCGAAATACTCGATCGGGATTCCGTCGGGCGACCAGGAGCGCATCCTCGGGGATTCGGCCAGCAAATTCGAAACCTACGGCCAGGCGAGTTCCGAGACGGATAAGGCCGCCAAAGTGCTGAAGAAGGCGGGCTACAAGAAACAGGGCGGCAAGTGGCACGACAGCGACGGTGACGTCGTCAACCTCCCCGTTCAGGTGCCATCCGACTGGACGGACTGGGTGACCGCGGCCCAAACCATCGTCGACCAGTTGAAGAGCTTCGGTTTCAAATCGTCGGTCGATTCCCGTAGCTACGGGACGCTTTCGGGACAGGTTTGGGCGAACGGGGACTTCGTCCTCGCGTCCGGGTCGTGGCTTCCGGGCGGCGCGCAAGCGTCGTTCCCGTACTTCTCGCTCCGGTACCAGTTGCTGGAGAACAGCGGGTACACGTACAACTACCCGCCAGCGAACCAGAGTCGTGGCGGGAAACACGCCGACGCGAAGGTCCCGTCACGAACCGGTTCGGGCAAGATGACTATCAACCCAGCAAAGCGCTTGCAGGAACTCTCACAGGCGACGGACGAGAAGAAGATCAACGAGATCATCCTCGATCTGGCGTGGGTGACGAATCAGGACCTCCCCATCCTCGCCGTCGCGGAGAAACAGGACCAGTCGTTCCTCTCACGCGACCACTGGGAGGTCCCCGAAGACGGCTCCGATATCGAGCAGGTCAAATGGCCCGAGTCGTGGGCGGTCCGGTTCGGCAAGAACAACTACAAGCCGTAG